A genomic stretch from Chitinophaga agri includes:
- a CDS encoding efflux RND transporter periplasmic adaptor subunit, with protein sequence MLKKKKWLLAAIVVPVIAICYFVFAGKAADSSITAKVRKGSFRDVVNSSGELLAENTVYISAPADLQSNQIYEEIKIQEMVNEGSRVKEGDYIATLDPTLVNKRISDTQLSLEKSNANITQTALDTALTLRDARDQQTNLQFTMEQKKLALELSKYEPPATIRQAEVDLEKAQRDLVQMKENYKIKQKQAATKMQQAMREAEEFNKVIGRLEELKSRFVIKAPKNGLLVYITDWSTGGKKKTGSVVRPWDPRVAMLPDLSSMLSKVFINEVDISKIHQSQKVTMGLDAFPEIKMEGVVKTVANIGETRPGATAKVFEVNIKLNKVDSILKPGMTTSNNILISEVPGKLIIPLEAVFAEGKTSFVYLRKSGNITKQQVLLGKSNDEEVIVEKGLAEGDVVCLSEPASAKESKITTLK encoded by the coding sequence ATGCTTAAAAAGAAAAAATGGCTGCTAGCTGCCATTGTTGTGCCTGTAATTGCAATCTGTTATTTTGTATTTGCTGGTAAAGCTGCCGATAGCAGTATAACAGCCAAAGTCCGCAAAGGAAGTTTCCGCGATGTCGTGAATAGTTCCGGTGAACTGCTGGCTGAAAATACTGTCTATATCTCCGCACCTGCCGATCTCCAGTCTAACCAGATCTATGAAGAGATCAAGATCCAGGAAATGGTGAATGAAGGCTCCCGCGTGAAAGAAGGAGATTACATTGCGACCCTTGACCCAACGTTAGTGAATAAACGTATCAGTGATACACAGTTGTCGCTGGAAAAGTCGAATGCAAACATTACCCAGACGGCGCTTGATACTGCGCTCACGCTCAGAGATGCGCGCGATCAGCAGACCAACCTCCAGTTCACCATGGAACAAAAGAAGCTTGCACTGGAACTCAGTAAGTATGAGCCCCCGGCTACGATCCGCCAGGCAGAGGTCGATCTCGAAAAGGCACAGCGTGATCTTGTGCAGATGAAAGAAAATTACAAGATCAAACAAAAACAGGCGGCTACGAAGATGCAGCAGGCCATGCGTGAAGCCGAAGAGTTCAATAAGGTCATCGGCAGACTGGAAGAGCTGAAAAGCCGTTTCGTTATTAAGGCACCTAAAAATGGGTTATTAGTATATATTACTGACTGGTCTACCGGAGGTAAAAAGAAAACAGGGTCTGTCGTGCGTCCCTGGGATCCTCGCGTAGCCATGCTGCCGGACCTTTCATCCATGTTATCCAAGGTGTTCATCAATGAAGTGGACATCAGTAAAATTCATCAGTCACAGAAAGTGACAATGGGACTTGACGCCTTTCCCGAAATAAAAATGGAAGGTGTTGTTAAAACAGTGGCGAATATCGGAGAAACCCGTCCGGGTGCCACAGCGAAAGTATTTGAAGTAAATATCAAGCTCAATAAGGTGGACTCTATTCTGAAACCGGGGATGACTACCTCCAATAACATCCTGATCAGCGAAGTGCCTGGTAAGCTGATCATCCCGCTGGAGGCTGTTTTCGCCGAAGGCAAGACCAGCTTCGTCTACCTGCGTAAGTCAGGTAACATCACCAAACAACAGGTGCTATTAGGTAAATCCAATGATGAAGAAGTAATTGTTGAAAAAGGACTGGCAGAAGGAGATGTCGTATGTCTCTCTGAACCTGCGTCAGCAAAGGAATCCAAAATAACGACTTTAAAATAG
- a CDS encoding hybrid sensor histidine kinase/response regulator, whose translation MYQSVALEYTPFVLSVFVLVDVKSVNNTPVPAVITVTDLSFFLPVLLVALLLFALYYIWRLRQQLIHINRTGKALAQARVNMINNISQEVRTPLNAIVGFSEQLHYTSLDVDQQQLLKNIEEAAGVLSRMQQNFQELAWLQKGELQLDTAPFSLYKIFSSSTERAAKIAQNRQLFLEAIYEGDKQIQVTGDGERLGRLLSILLENAIRYTDAGSIRCHMRVDRELAGEVSVSVSVTDTGRGIAPERQPLIFEYYLHNTLPAVGSPHGAGIGLALAKALVELHHGSIGVDSVPGKGSSFFFTMAYEVLPVPQTLIITQKEIEQMATGQFMKGRYILVADDQEMNLALMEKILTRWQCRFDKAPDGMAAYELFVNNNYDMVLLDLQMPRMTGLEVVRRIRGDKEPQKAHIPVLALTADTTMPSNREFIEAGFDDYLLKPFREKDIYNVIIRHLRPENVFVKTPH comes from the coding sequence ATGTATCAGTCGGTTGCTCTTGAATATACCCCGTTCGTTCTCTCTGTATTCGTACTTGTGGATGTGAAATCTGTTAACAATACTCCTGTTCCGGCGGTCATTACTGTTACTGACCTGTCATTCTTTTTACCTGTGCTGCTAGTGGCATTACTCCTTTTTGCACTGTACTATATCTGGCGTCTTCGTCAACAATTAATACACATAAATCGTACCGGGAAAGCACTGGCACAGGCGCGGGTGAATATGATCAATAATATCAGTCAGGAAGTGCGCACGCCACTTAACGCGATTGTTGGTTTCAGTGAACAATTACATTATACATCACTCGATGTCGATCAGCAGCAACTGCTCAAAAATATTGAAGAAGCAGCTGGTGTGCTCAGCCGCATGCAACAAAACTTTCAGGAGCTGGCCTGGTTGCAGAAAGGTGAACTGCAGCTCGATACTGCTCCGTTCTCTCTGTACAAGATTTTCAGCAGCAGCACTGAGCGTGCAGCAAAAATTGCACAAAACAGACAGTTATTTCTTGAAGCCATATACGAAGGTGATAAACAGATACAGGTGACTGGTGATGGAGAACGGCTAGGCCGGTTACTGAGCATCCTCCTGGAAAATGCCATCCGTTATACAGATGCCGGCAGTATACGTTGCCATATGAGGGTAGACAGGGAACTGGCAGGAGAAGTCAGCGTATCGGTGAGTGTTACCGATACAGGCCGCGGCATTGCGCCGGAAAGACAACCGCTCATTTTTGAGTACTATCTGCATAATACCTTACCGGCAGTAGGCTCTCCCCACGGTGCCGGTATCGGACTGGCGCTGGCGAAAGCGCTGGTAGAACTGCATCATGGTAGTATTGGGGTAGATAGCGTACCTGGCAAAGGAAGCAGTTTCTTTTTTACGATGGCGTATGAAGTATTGCCCGTTCCACAGACGCTGATCATTACCCAGAAAGAAATAGAACAAATGGCCACTGGTCAGTTTATGAAAGGGCGGTATATATTAGTGGCTGATGACCAGGAAATGAACCTGGCACTGATGGAAAAGATCCTTACCCGCTGGCAGTGCCGCTTTGATAAAGCACCTGATGGCATGGCGGCCTATGAGTTATTTGTTAATAATAACTATGACATGGTGCTCCTCGACCTGCAAATGCCGCGTATGACAGGTCTGGAAGTGGTCAGAAGGATCAGGGGAGACAAGGAGCCGCAGAAGGCGCATATTCCTGTACTGGCGCTGACGGCAGATACCACCATGCCTTCCAACAGGGAATTCATTGAAGCCGGGTTTGATGACTACCTGCTGAAACCGTTTCGAGAGAAAGACATCTATAATGTGATCATCCGTCACCTCCGTCCGGAGAACGTCTTTGTTAAAACGCCTCATTAG
- a CDS encoding M48 family metallopeptidase: protein MYFRQEVLRMTGGILLFYITYIILLLCSLLLMAACVWAGSTIILYASYQGLSGILTSIAGAGLLLLGVMQTLFVMLFLFNRHKDTIPYRTVVTEKEQPVLFDFIHKLVQQTNTPLPRKVYLVPDVNAVVFHSPGVAGLFSDADKNLVIGLGMVNSLNISEFKMVLAHEFGHFSQRSMKLVLHVYTINKIIYNILYENRGWRNAIIWLSNKGLPAALLSRLLLLMAAGLHFLFREMHELINRQYMRLSREMEFNADEVAVSICGTDTAISAMRRAEMSNASFQQLLQKVSTWSHQQRFIRNIYEAHSMLIKYHAKQHSTPLDHQEMPQYNDDQFSTTVRSQVQFRDQWASHPTQEEREQRYLEANVPGVQIPQSAWTLFHNADLLQEQMSRQIYEVLAPEARPEEWVPANDIIREIEDVHEQYAFPAQYNHYYDNRPFTAIPAGRLEPFSEEEQVLYTMQTLYPKEFRQRIRHYFRDVQDAATLQAIMHREIQVAQFTYQHQQYHNSEAEKILEELQQQIARDQEWLEMQDQLALRYHYTFALRQAMEAATSLQDQYTRIVAHQSRATMLNDIAGMIMESIPAFLSKSNTPSQAAAQLRIVRKEAEQLHELLHDLLHQSHISGLWEPELREKVVHFLQYQYPYLQEHEPVAEDLETMHEVSVMVSDHYNNSITLMKKDFLYRCIDHSELSLQH, encoded by the coding sequence ATGTACTTTAGACAAGAGGTCCTGAGAATGACGGGAGGCATCCTGCTATTTTACATCACCTACATTATTTTGTTATTATGCTCGCTGCTGCTAATGGCAGCCTGTGTCTGGGCAGGCAGCACAATTATCCTGTATGCTTCCTACCAGGGATTGTCAGGTATATTGACATCCATAGCCGGTGCCGGCCTACTTTTACTAGGTGTGATGCAGACACTTTTTGTCATGCTTTTTCTTTTCAATCGTCATAAAGACACCATTCCCTACCGTACTGTTGTGACGGAAAAAGAGCAACCTGTTTTGTTCGACTTTATCCATAAACTGGTACAGCAAACGAACACACCACTTCCAAGGAAAGTATATCTGGTACCGGATGTAAATGCAGTCGTGTTCCATTCTCCCGGAGTGGCAGGCCTGTTCAGCGATGCAGATAAGAATCTGGTCATCGGACTGGGCATGGTCAACAGCCTAAATATCAGTGAATTTAAAATGGTGCTCGCGCATGAATTCGGACATTTCTCACAACGCAGTATGAAGCTTGTACTGCATGTCTACACGATCAATAAGATCATCTACAATATCCTGTATGAGAACAGGGGCTGGCGTAATGCGATTATCTGGCTATCCAATAAGGGATTGCCTGCCGCGTTATTATCCCGTTTACTGCTTTTAATGGCGGCCGGATTGCACTTCCTCTTCCGTGAAATGCATGAGCTGATCAACAGACAATATATGCGTCTGAGCCGTGAAATGGAATTTAATGCGGACGAAGTGGCGGTTTCTATCTGCGGAACTGATACCGCGATCTCTGCCATGCGGAGAGCTGAAATGAGTAATGCCAGTTTTCAGCAGTTACTTCAAAAAGTAAGTACCTGGTCACATCAGCAACGGTTCATCCGGAATATTTACGAAGCGCACAGCATGCTGATAAAATACCATGCAAAACAGCACAGCACTCCGCTCGATCACCAGGAGATGCCGCAGTACAACGATGACCAGTTCAGCACCACCGTGAGAAGTCAGGTCCAGTTCCGTGATCAGTGGGCTTCTCATCCTACACAGGAAGAAAGAGAACAACGCTACCTGGAAGCCAATGTACCGGGTGTGCAGATTCCGCAAAGTGCCTGGACATTGTTTCACAATGCCGATCTGCTGCAGGAACAGATGTCCCGGCAGATCTATGAGGTGCTGGCGCCGGAGGCCCGGCCGGAAGAATGGGTACCAGCCAATGACATCATCAGGGAAATAGAGGATGTGCACGAGCAATATGCCTTTCCTGCACAATACAATCACTACTATGATAACCGCCCGTTTACTGCAATTCCGGCCGGCAGACTGGAACCGTTCTCAGAAGAGGAGCAGGTGTTGTACACTATGCAAACGCTCTACCCGAAAGAATTCCGGCAGCGTATCAGGCACTATTTCAGAGACGTGCAGGACGCAGCTACGCTACAGGCCATCATGCACCGGGAGATCCAGGTAGCACAGTTCACCTACCAGCATCAGCAGTACCATAATTCTGAAGCAGAGAAGATACTGGAAGAACTGCAACAGCAGATAGCCAGAGATCAAGAATGGTTGGAGATGCAGGACCAGCTGGCCCTCCGTTATCACTATACATTTGCCCTGCGGCAGGCAATGGAAGCAGCCACCAGTTTACAGGACCAGTACACACGTATCGTCGCGCACCAGTCCCGGGCCACTATGCTGAATGATATCGCAGGCATGATCATGGAAAGCATTCCGGCATTTTTAAGCAAAAGTAACACCCCTTCACAGGCAGCCGCCCAGCTACGGATAGTACGAAAAGAAGCGGAGCAGCTGCATGAGCTGCTACATGACCTGCTACACCAGTCTCACATCAGCGGGTTATGGGAACCCGAACTGCGGGAAAAGGTCGTACACTTCCTGCAATATCAGTATCCTTATCTGCAGGAGCATGAACCAGTGGCCGAAGACCTGGAAACCATGCATGAGGTCAGTGTGATGGTATCGGACCATTACAATAACAGTATTACCCTCATGAAGAAGGATTTTCTGTACCGCTGTATTGATCATAGTGAGTTATCACTCCAACATTGA
- a CDS encoding DNA polymerase III subunit gamma/tau, whose amino-acid sequence MENFIVSARKYRPQNFSTVVGQSHITTTLKNAIRNSQLAHAFLFCGPRGVGKTTCARILAKTINCENLQPDGEACNQCHSCTSFNEGSSFNIHELDAASNNSVDDIRTLVEQVRFAPQAGKYKIYIIDEVHMLSSSAFNAFLKTLEEPPSYAIFILATTEKHKILPTILSRCQIFDFKRITIQDTVDHLQEICQKEHIEAESDALHLVAQKTDGCMRDSLSTLDKIVSFTGGHLTYQNTLEHLNILDYDYFFKVMETVLQQDVAGALLIFDEILQKGFEGDNFLNGWAEFLRNLLMSKEDRVLHLVEVSGNLKDRYKQMSGRVSPAYLVTALHLLNETEINYRMARNKRLHVEMALIKLCFLQQAVTLVSDDQTGEVVKKKLVADGAVPQKLRSSFAQATPDAKPMTGQPATTATIASNEARLTIESQGGQPTAPAQPVTPSAQPAQPVQRPAQVTPPAATTQTTPSNNGHTATATAPRAGQATASTPKLTGLAAMKEALAAKQQTQTVQQAIPMTAGALTVYWDEFIDRFRQANKMTVVSNLQLAQIKLIGAEEIGIVSRNIVQFRFMEEEKLSISAFFKDKFQNPAIVLTLSLDETQQTQDIGPAPLSSREQFQKMTEKYPLVKELKEKLNMELDF is encoded by the coding sequence ATGGAGAATTTTATCGTTTCAGCCCGTAAATACCGTCCACAGAATTTTTCAACCGTAGTCGGACAATCACATATTACCACCACACTGAAGAATGCGATCCGCAATAGTCAGCTGGCGCATGCCTTCCTGTTCTGTGGTCCCAGAGGTGTGGGTAAAACGACCTGTGCCCGTATTCTGGCCAAAACAATCAACTGTGAGAATCTCCAGCCGGATGGCGAAGCCTGTAACCAATGTCATTCCTGTACATCCTTTAATGAGGGTAGTTCATTTAACATCCACGAGCTGGATGCTGCCTCCAACAACTCGGTAGATGATATCAGGACGCTGGTGGAGCAGGTACGTTTTGCACCGCAGGCAGGAAAATATAAGATCTATATCATAGATGAGGTACACATGCTCAGTTCTTCTGCATTCAATGCGTTCCTGAAAACGCTGGAAGAGCCACCCTCCTATGCTATTTTCATACTGGCAACCACCGAAAAGCACAAGATCCTCCCAACGATCCTGAGCCGTTGTCAGATATTTGACTTTAAACGCATTACTATACAGGATACTGTAGATCATCTGCAGGAAATCTGTCAGAAGGAGCATATTGAAGCAGAATCAGATGCGCTGCACCTGGTTGCCCAGAAGACGGACGGGTGTATGCGTGACTCCCTGAGCACACTGGATAAGATCGTGAGTTTTACCGGCGGGCATCTCACCTATCAGAATACGCTGGAGCACCTGAATATCCTGGACTACGATTATTTCTTTAAAGTAATGGAGACCGTGCTGCAACAGGATGTAGCCGGCGCCCTGCTGATATTTGACGAGATCCTGCAGAAGGGTTTCGAAGGAGATAACTTCCTGAACGGGTGGGCGGAGTTTCTCCGTAACCTGCTGATGAGTAAAGAAGACCGGGTACTGCACCTGGTGGAAGTATCGGGTAACCTGAAAGACCGGTACAAACAGATGTCCGGCAGAGTAAGCCCCGCTTACCTGGTTACGGCCCTTCACCTGCTGAATGAGACAGAGATCAACTACCGTATGGCGCGTAACAAGCGACTGCATGTGGAAATGGCGCTGATCAAGCTGTGTTTCCTCCAGCAGGCGGTCACTCTCGTAAGCGACGATCAGACGGGGGAAGTTGTAAAAAAAAAACTGGTAGCTGATGGAGCAGTGCCGCAGAAACTGAGGTCTTCTTTCGCGCAGGCAACACCAGATGCGAAACCAATGACTGGTCAACCGGCCACTACTGCAACCATTGCTTCGAACGAAGCCCGGCTGACCATAGAATCACAGGGAGGGCAACCAACCGCACCCGCTCAGCCGGTAACCCCTTCGGCGCAACCAGCACAGCCGGTACAACGTCCGGCGCAGGTAACACCGCCAGCGGCAACTACACAAACGACACCATCTAATAATGGTCACACGGCTACTGCTACTGCTCCCAGAGCAGGGCAGGCTACAGCCAGCACACCAAAACTGACCGGACTGGCTGCCATGAAAGAAGCGCTGGCAGCGAAGCAGCAGACGCAGACCGTTCAACAGGCGATTCCGATGACAGCAGGCGCGCTGACTGTCTACTGGGATGAGTTCATTGACCGGTTCCGACAGGCTAACAAAATGACAGTCGTAAGTAATCTTCAACTGGCGCAGATTAAACTCATCGGAGCGGAAGAAATCGGGATTGTGAGCAGAAATATTGTGCAATTCCGGTTCATGGAGGAAGAAAAATTGTCCATTTCTGCATTCTTTAAAGATAAATTTCAGAACCCGGCCATTGTACTGACTTTGTCGCTTGATGAAACACAGCAAACACAGGACATTGGCCCCGCGCCACTTTCCAGTCGCGAGCAGTTCCAGAAAATGACTGAAAAGTATCCGCTGGTGAAAGAACTGAAAGAGAAGTTGAATATGGAACTGGATTTTTAA
- a CDS encoding pyruvate dehydrogenase complex dihydrolipoamide acetyltransferase — MAEVIRMPLLSDTMTEGVIAEWHKKVGDTVKADDVIAEVETDKATMEVMGYVEGTLLYIGVEKGKAAKVNEIIAIVGKPGEDYKSLLGGGNNNGQAAPEAKPAAQEASAPAPAASNADSAAAAEALKNATVIRMPLLSDTMTEGKIVAWNKKVGDTVKSDDVLAEVETDKATMEVIGYADGELLYVGVKEGDAAKVNGIIAIVGKKGTNVDAILAAEGAGGAKPAAQAAAPAATPAASAAPAATPEVAESKDGRVKASPLAKKLAEEKGIDINKVTGSGDGGRIVKKDVDSYVPSAAPAAKTSAAPAAQAASFTPAGQEGHTDIQLSQMRKVIAKRLSESKFSAPHFYLKVDVNMDKAMEARKAINEVSPVKISFNDMVIKASALALRQHPDVNSSWMGDFIRQNHHVHIGSAVAIEDGLIVPVIRFADQKTLSQIASDAKGLYDKAKNKKLQPQDFSGNTFTISNLGMMGIDEFTAIINPPDSAILAVGGIKETVVSEKGQFKVVNIMKLTLSCDHRSVDGAVGARFLATLKGYLENPVTMLV, encoded by the coding sequence ATGGCAGAAGTTATCAGAATGCCCCTTTTGAGTGACACAATGACTGAAGGGGTGATCGCGGAATGGCATAAAAAGGTAGGTGATACCGTAAAAGCAGACGACGTAATTGCTGAGGTGGAAACAGATAAAGCCACCATGGAAGTAATGGGTTATGTGGAAGGTACTCTATTATATATTGGTGTCGAGAAAGGTAAGGCTGCTAAAGTAAATGAGATTATAGCTATTGTAGGGAAACCAGGTGAAGACTACAAGTCCTTACTAGGTGGAGGAAATAATAATGGCCAGGCCGCACCAGAGGCTAAGCCAGCAGCTCAGGAAGCTTCCGCTCCGGCTCCTGCCGCAAGCAATGCAGACAGCGCAGCTGCTGCAGAAGCACTGAAAAATGCTACTGTGATCCGTATGCCGCTGTTAAGCGATACGATGACAGAAGGTAAGATAGTAGCCTGGAACAAAAAAGTAGGCGACACCGTAAAAAGCGACGACGTACTGGCTGAGGTAGAAACCGACAAGGCGACCATGGAAGTTATTGGTTATGCTGACGGCGAACTGCTGTATGTAGGCGTTAAAGAAGGCGATGCTGCGAAAGTAAACGGCATTATCGCAATAGTAGGTAAAAAAGGTACCAATGTAGACGCTATCCTGGCTGCTGAAGGCGCAGGTGGTGCAAAACCAGCCGCTCAGGCAGCAGCACCAGCAGCAACTCCGGCTGCATCCGCAGCTCCTGCAGCTACACCTGAAGTTGCTGAAAGCAAAGACGGTCGTGTGAAAGCATCTCCGCTGGCGAAGAAACTGGCTGAAGAAAAAGGTATCGATATCAATAAAGTTACTGGTTCCGGTGATGGCGGCAGAATCGTGAAGAAAGACGTAGACAGCTACGTACCTTCAGCTGCTCCTGCTGCTAAAACAAGTGCTGCTCCTGCTGCACAGGCGGCATCATTCACCCCAGCTGGTCAGGAAGGTCATACCGACATCCAGCTGAGCCAGATGCGTAAAGTAATTGCTAAGCGCCTGAGCGAAAGCAAATTCTCCGCTCCTCACTTCTACCTGAAAGTAGATGTTAACATGGATAAAGCGATGGAAGCACGTAAAGCTATCAACGAAGTATCTCCTGTTAAGATCTCCTTCAACGATATGGTGATCAAGGCTTCTGCCCTGGCACTGCGTCAGCATCCTGATGTAAACAGCAGCTGGATGGGTGATTTCATCCGCCAGAACCACCATGTACACATTGGTTCCGCCGTGGCTATCGAAGATGGTCTGATCGTTCCTGTTATCCGTTTTGCTGATCAGAAAACACTGAGCCAGATCGCCAGTGATGCAAAAGGTCTGTACGACAAAGCGAAAAATAAGAAACTGCAACCACAGGATTTCTCCGGTAACACATTCACTATCTCTAATCTGGGTATGATGGGTATCGACGAATTCACTGCTATCATCAACCCGCCGGATTCCGCAATCCTGGCAGTAGGTGGTATCAAAGAAACTGTTGTATCTGAGAAAGGCCAGTTCAAAGTAGTAAACATCATGAAACTGACCCTGAGCTGTGACCACCGTAGCGTGGATGGAGCTGTAGGAGCACGTTTCCTGGCTACCCTGAAAGGCTACCTGGAGAATCCGGTAACTATGCTGGTATAA
- a CDS encoding VOC family protein — METPKNAVSWFEIPVHDFDRARKFYSQIFDYEMPEEQLGFKRKAFFQFDRQQQGVGGAIVHGSEYFPSQRGTLIYLHAGDDLTDVLDRVEAAGGKIELDKRPVSESRDLGYFAIIFDPDGNRIGLFSQG, encoded by the coding sequence ATGGAGACTCCTAAGAATGCGGTAAGCTGGTTCGAAATCCCTGTACACGATTTTGACAGGGCCAGGAAGTTCTACAGCCAGATATTCGACTATGAAATGCCTGAAGAACAACTTGGCTTTAAAAGAAAGGCTTTTTTTCAATTTGACAGACAGCAGCAAGGTGTGGGCGGAGCTATTGTACACGGCTCCGAATATTTTCCCAGTCAGCGCGGCACATTGATCTATCTCCATGCAGGCGATGATCTGACCGATGTACTTGACCGTGTCGAAGCAGCCGGTGGCAAAATAGAACTGGATAAACGTCCGGTATCCGAGTCACGGGATCTGGGATATTTTGCGATCATCTTTGATCCCGACGGCAACAGGATCGGCTTGTTTTCCCAGGGATAA
- a CDS encoding GbsR/MarR family transcriptional regulator, whose product MKLAEAKAQFIQSWGSLGAQWGINRTMAQIHALLMIMPDPLSADDIMAELNISRGNTNMNVRELINWGLVDRVLIPGERKEYFTAEKDIWKVATEIARERKRRELEPIIKTLNQLQEVEGDAKDKHVKAFKESISNINKFAHQTDKAISSFVKAEESWFYGTLMKLFK is encoded by the coding sequence ATGAAATTGGCAGAAGCAAAAGCACAGTTCATACAAAGCTGGGGATCATTGGGTGCTCAATGGGGTATTAACCGTACCATGGCGCAAATACATGCCCTGCTGATGATCATGCCTGATCCGCTGAGCGCTGACGATATTATGGCGGAACTGAACATTTCCCGCGGTAATACGAATATGAATGTACGGGAACTGATCAACTGGGGTCTGGTAGATCGTGTACTGATACCCGGTGAGCGTAAGGAATATTTTACTGCGGAGAAAGATATCTGGAAGGTAGCGACAGAAATTGCCCGCGAACGTAAGCGTCGTGAGCTGGAACCTATCATCAAAACCCTGAATCAGCTGCAGGAAGTAGAGGGAGATGCAAAAGACAAACATGTAAAAGCATTTAAAGAATCCATCTCTAATATCAACAAGTTTGCTCACCAGACAGACAAAGCAATCAGTTCATTCGTGAAAGCAGAGGAGAGTTGGTTCTATGGCACGCTCATGAAATTATTCAAGTAA
- a CDS encoding TIGR01777 family oxidoreductase: MKNTKIVIAAGTGFIGTGLVDYFGNDNDIVILTRQPRKDHHRITYVQWDGKTLDNWSHYLEKADLLINLAGKSVNCRYTEENKKEIFDSRTNATQVLGAAIQTLQHPPALWINAASATIYRHAEDRPMDEFTGEIEDDFSVQVCKRWEESFNETVTPRTRKALLRIGITIGHQGGVMVPYMNLMKFGLGGHQGSGHQKFSWVHIADICGMVEWLYDNKELDGTFNCTAPHPVTNREFVRALRKAGKHYFGLPAFPWMLKIGAWIIGTEAELLLKSRWVLPTRALQAGYVFRYPELQPAMNQIIGQLPRRRYHLV, encoded by the coding sequence ATGAAAAATACAAAAATAGTCATCGCAGCAGGAACAGGATTTATAGGGACTGGCCTGGTCGATTATTTTGGTAATGATAATGATATTGTGATTTTGACCCGCCAACCTAGAAAAGATCATCACAGGATCACGTATGTACAGTGGGACGGCAAGACGCTCGACAACTGGTCCCATTACCTCGAAAAAGCGGACCTGTTGATTAACCTGGCAGGGAAAAGTGTGAACTGCCGCTATACGGAAGAGAACAAAAAAGAGATATTTGATAGCAGAACGAACGCCACCCAAGTACTGGGAGCGGCTATCCAGACCTTACAGCATCCGCCGGCACTCTGGATCAATGCTGCATCTGCAACGATCTACCGGCATGCCGAAGACAGACCGATGGATGAGTTTACGGGGGAAATAGAAGACGACTTCTCTGTGCAGGTATGTAAACGCTGGGAAGAATCATTTAACGAAACAGTGACTCCGCGTACCCGTAAGGCATTGCTGCGTATAGGCATAACAATTGGTCATCAGGGTGGCGTCATGGTACCTTATATGAATCTTATGAAGTTCGGACTGGGAGGCCATCAGGGGTCCGGTCATCAGAAATTCAGCTGGGTACATATAGCGGATATCTGTGGCATGGTGGAATGGCTGTATGACAACAAGGAACTGGATGGCACCTTTAACTGCACTGCCCCCCATCCGGTTACCAACAGGGAGTTTGTGCGTGCACTGAGAAAAGCTGGTAAACATTACTTTGGCTTGCCAGCCTTCCCCTGGATGCTTAAAATCGGCGCCTGGATCATTGGTACAGAAGCGGAACTGCTGCTGAAAAGCCGCTGGGTCCTGCCTACCCGGGCGTTGCAGGCAGGTTATGTATTCCGGTACCCGGAACTTCAGCCTGCCATGAACCAGATCATTGGTCAACTGCCAAGGCGTCGGTACCACCTGGTATAA
- a CDS encoding CoA-binding protein — translation MSDKKKTVVLGASPNPDRYSYLAVSRLTAKGHPVVAIGARDAQIGDTPVTKEHPVVSDVDTVTLYMNPARQQEYYDYILQLHPKRIIFNPGAENDELAALASSKGIEPVEACTLVLLSTGQY, via the coding sequence ATGAGTGATAAGAAAAAGACGGTCGTATTAGGTGCGTCTCCCAATCCGGACAGATATAGTTATCTGGCAGTATCCAGACTGACTGCAAAAGGCCATCCGGTAGTGGCTATTGGAGCGCGGGATGCCCAGATAGGCGATACGCCGGTTACAAAAGAACATCCGGTAGTCTCCGATGTGGACACCGTCACCCTGTATATGAACCCTGCACGTCAGCAGGAATATTATGACTATATCCTGCAACTGCATCCAAAACGGATCATTTTCAATCCGGGTGCGGAAAACGACGAACTGGCAGCACTGGCCAGCAGCAAGGGTATTGAGCCGGTAGAAGCGTGTACGCTGGTACTGCTCAGCACAGGACAGTATTAA